The Mycolicibacterium parafortuitum nucleotide sequence CGACCGGATCGCGGTGCTCAACAAGGGCCGCATCGAGCAGGTCGGATCCCCGACCCAGGTGTACGACCAGCCGGAGACCGAATTCGTGCTCGGCTTCCTCGGCGCGGTGTCCGCGCTCGACGGCGCGCTGGTGCGCCCGCACGACATCCGGGTCGGCCGCAGCCCCGAGATGACCCTGGCACCGGACGGGTCCGGGGTCGGCACCGCGGTGGTCGAGGCGACGATCGACCGGGTGGTGAAGCTGGGCTTCGAGGTGCGCGTCGAGCTGACCGACGCCGGTACCGGGGCGCCGTTCACCGCCCAGATCACCCGCGGTGACAGTGAGGCGCTCGGGCTCAAGGCGGGCGACACCGTGTACGTGCGGGCGACCCGGGTCCCACCGATCGCGCAGCGCGCCGGGGTCTCGGTCTGATCACCAACTACGCTGGTCGACCATCAGGACGAGGGGACAAGCACGCAATGACTGATGCGATCGTCGTGCGCGGCGCCAACAAGCGCTTCGGTGATTTCGCGGCGCTGGACGACGTCGACTTCACGGTGCCGAAAGGCTCCCTGACGTCGTTGCTCGGGCCCAGCGGTTCGGGTAAGTCGACGCTGCTGCGCGCGATCGCGGGCCTGGATAATCCGGATTCGGGCACCGTCGTGATCAACGGGCGCGATGTCACCGACATCCCGCCGCAGCGGCGGGGGATCGGCTTCGTGTTCCAGCACTACGCGGCGTTCAAGCACCTGACGGTGCGCGACAACGTCGCGTTCGGGCTCAAGATCCGTAAGAAGTCCAAGACCGAGATCAAGGACAAGGTCGACAATCTGCTGGAAGTCGTTGGGCTGTCCGGCTTTCAGAACCGCTACCCGAACCAACTCTCGGGCGGCCAGCGGCAGCGCATGGCGCTCGCGCGGGCACTGGCCGTCGACCCCGAGGTGCTGCTGCTCGACGAGCCGTTCGGTGCGCTCGACGCGAAAGTCCGCGAGGACCTGCGGGCCTGGCTGCGCCGCCTGCACGACGAGGTGCACGTCACCACGGTGCTGGTGACCCATGATCAGTCCGAGGCGCTCGACATCTCCGACCGGATCGCCGTGCTGAACAAGGGCCGTATCGAACAGGTCGGCTCGCCCAGCGAGGTGTACGACGCCCCGGCGAACGCGTTCGTGATGTCGTTTCTCGGCGCCGTGTCGTCGCTGAACGGAGTCCTGGTGCGTCCGCACGACATTCGCGTCGGCCGCAACCCCGACATGGCGATCGCGACCACCGACGACTCGATCCAGGCCACCGGTGTGACCCGCGCGGTGATCGAACGCGTCGTGATGCTCGGGTTCGAGGTGCGGATCGAACTGATCAACGCCGCGACACATACCCCGTTCACCGCGCAGATCACGCGCGGTGACGCCGAGGCGCTCGGTCTCAAGGAAGGTGACACCGTCTACGTGCGCGCGACCCGCGTGCCCGAGCTTCCGGTCGACGGGGCGGTCGTCGTCCCCTAGTCAGGCCGCGGTCGGCAACAGCCGGTGCAGCAGGTCGGTCAGCGTGAGCAGTCCGCGTCCGGATGGACCCTCGACGACCACCAGATGGTTGCGCGTCTCCCGCATCGTCCGCAGCGCCTCGTAGACGGGCAGGCTTTCCGGCATGGTCAGGACGGGGCGCATCAGTTCTCGCGCCGTTCCGACGCCGACGAGACTGTCCCGCACGTGAACCACGCCGACGATGGCGCCGCCGTCGTGCACGAGCAATCGCAGATGTCCGGTCTGGCAGGAAGTTTCGCGGATCTGGTCGGCGGTGGCGTCAGCGGGGACGTCGCTGTGCTCGGCGTCGCGCCGGACCACCTCGCCGACGGTCAGCGCTTCGAGTTTCAGCGCGCCGGCCAGGTTCGCGTGATACTGCGCATCCAGGGTGCCGGCCGCCGCCGAATGCTCGACCAGTTGCCGCAGCGCCTCGGGATCCTGACTGTCGGCGAGTTCGTCGACCGGTGTCACACCGACCCGGCGCAGACACCAGTTGGCCCCATGATTGAGCGCGCGCAACAGCGGACGGGTCACGAACATGAAGCCCCGCATCGGCAATGCCAGCAGGGTGGCCGACCGTTCCGGGTGGGCGATCGCCCACGACTTCGGCGCCATCTCGCCGATCACCAGGTGCAGGAACGTCACGATCAGCAGAGCGAGGACGAATCCGCCGGTGTCGGCCACCCAGGACGGTGCGCCGAGGTCGCCGATCAGGGGTGTGATGGCGTGGTGCACAGCCGGTTTGGTGATGGCGCCGAGCAGCAAGGTGCACACGGTGATACCGAGCTGGGCGCCCGCGAGCAGCAGTGACAGCTCGCCGGCACTGCGCAGTGCCGCGCGGGCGGCCGCGCTCGTCGCGGCCGCATCCTCGAGCCGGTTGCGCCGTGCGGCGATCAGCGCGAACTCCACCGCGACGAAGAACGCGCTCAACCCGATCAGCGCGGCGGTGATCGCGGCGATGACCCAAGGACTACTCATCGCCGGCCTCGCTGTCTGTGCGTGCGGAGACGTCTGTGCGTACGGTGACGAATACCGTTGCGGGGACCCGGCGCTCGATCGACCGAACCTCGACAGTCAGTCGTCTCGTCGGCGGCGTGCCGTCGTAGATCAGGTCGGCAGGGTCACCGGGCAGGTCCACGACGATCTCGTCGCCCACGGCGGGCAGCCCGACGGCGTGGGCGATCACCATGCCGGCGACGGTCTCGTAGTCACCGGGCGGCAGTGTCAGATCGAGGATGCGCTCCGCCTCGTCGAGGGGAAGGTCGCCGGCGAGTAACCAGCCGTCGCCATCGGCGACGGCGTCGGCTTCGGTGTCGGCGTCATGTTCGTCGTCGATCTCGCCGACGAGTTCTTCGGCGAGATCCTCGAGAGTCACGATGCCCGCGAAGCCGCCGTATTCGTCGATCACGATCGCCATCTCATCGTCGCCGCGTTCCAGTTCCCGAACCACGTTCGGCAGCGGCAACGTCTCGGGCACGACCACCGCGGGCCGGCAGCGGTCACCGGCGCGGTCGGTGGGCCGCACCTCGCCGAGCAGGTCGTGCAAATGGATGATGCCGACCACGTCGTCCGGATTCGATCCCGTCACCGGGTAGCGGGTGTGGCCGGTCGCCATCCGAGCCAGGACGGCGTCCACCGACTCGTCGGCCGGGATCGCGTCGACCCGGGAGCGCGGGATCATCGCGTGTTCGGCGGTGCTGGTGGGGAAGTCGAGGATCCTGTCGAGCAGCGCGGACAATTCGCGCGGAATCTCGCCTGTGGCCCGGGACGCCGCGACGATGTGCTCGAGGTCGCGTGGGGTGGCCGAGTGTTCGACGTCGTGCACCGGCTCGATGCGTAGCGCGCGCAGCAGCAGATTCGACGACTGATCGAACAACCAGATGAGCCAGCCGAACAGCTTGAGGTACAGGGTGGTGGACATCGCGAGCCGGCGCGCCAACGGTTCGGGACGCGCGATGGCGAGGTTCTTCGGAAACAGCTCGCCGAACAGCATCTGCACCACGGTCGACACCCCGATGGCGACGAGGCCGCCGATGCCCACGGCGACGGCGGTCGGAATGCCCGTCCCGCCGAGCACGGTTTCGAAACCGCGACCGATCAGCGGTTCGGCGACGTATCCGACCAAAAGTCCGGTGACGGTGATGCCGAGCTGAGCGCCCGAGAGCATGAAGGAGGTTCGCCGGGTGACGGTCAGGGCGCGTCCGGCCGCCGCGTCACCGCTTTCGGCGCGTGCCTTCAGACGGGACCGGTCCACGGCCATGTAGGCGAATTCCTGCGCGACGAAATAGCCGGTCAGGGCGGTGATGAGCAGTACGACGAAAAACCCGACGAGGATCCCGAGAACGGCGGTCAGCATGCGACCGCCCTGGGTCTATGAGGTTGCATCAAGTCCTTGCTCGAAGAGGGATAGCGTCCCCCAATATACCGATTCCGTGGCGGTGCCGGCCGCGGCGGATCAGGCCGCGGCGCGCAGCGCCAGCGCTGCGTCGTAACGGTCGAGCACCGTCTCGGCCACCTGGCGGTGCGCGCCGAGCGGCGAGGACATCGGAATGCCTTGTGTAACGGCGAATTCCGCGACACGGTCGGTGATCCTGCCGTGTGCGAGGAACCACGGCGCGATGACCAGGCGGGTGGCCCCGCGAGCCCGCAGTTCGGCGGCAGCGTCGGCCAGCGAGGGCTGCGGACCGGTCGCGAACGCGGTCGTCGCCGCCCACCGGGTGGTCAGGGTGAGTTCGCGCGCGACGGTCGCGGTGCGGGCGTTCGCCTGTGGCCGCGACGATCCGACCGCTGTCACCAGCACCCCGACCCGGGGATCGAGCCGGGACACCCCGGCATGCTCCAGCCGCTGCCGTAAGACGTGGATCAGCCGCTCGTCTTCGCCGAGCACAGCCGCGGTGCGGACATCGGCGCCGGACTCGGCGATCATCGCCGGGATGTCGACCCGCGCGTGGTAGGCGTCGGCCAGCAGCAGCGGCACCACCACGCCACGTTCGTGCCCGAGCGTGGCCAGCACATCTCGCAGATTCGGAGAGTTCTGCTCGCAGAACGCGATCCGCGCATCAAGGCCGGGCCGCAGCCGGCGGATGCACTCGACGATCGAGCGTGCGGTCGCGGCCGACCGCGGGTCGGCGCTGCCGTGCGCGGTCAGGACAAGTGTCACGAGGCGTGCAGCCCGCATTCCGTCTTGGACTGGCCCGCCCAGCGGCCGCTGCGCGGATCGGCGCCCTCGACCGGCTTGTTGGTGCACGGCGCGCATCCGATCGACGGATAACCCTCGTCCACAAGGGGATTGACGAGGATGCCGTTGGCATCGATGTAGTTCTGCATGTCCTCGTCGGTCCACGCCGCCAGCGGGTTGATCTTCACCAGCCCGAAAGCCTTGTCCCAGCTGATCAGCGGCGCATTGGCGCGCGTCGGCGCCTCGACCCGGCGGATGCCCGTCACCCAGGCGGAATAGCCGCTGAGCGCCTTCGTGAGCGGCTCCACCTTGCGCAGCCGGCAGCACTCGTTGGCGTTGCGTTCGAACAGGTTCTTGCCCAGCAGCGCGTCCTGCTCGGCGACGGTCCGCTCGGGGCGCACGTTGACGACGTTGACGTCGTAGACCGCCTCGACCGCGTCGCGGGTACCGATCGTCTCGACGAAGTGGTAGCCGGTGTCGAGGAACAGCACGTCCACACCGGGGCGCACCTTCGCGGCCAGATCCACCAGCACGGCGTCCTGCATGTTCGACGCGACGATGTACGTGTTGCCGAAGTTCTCGTCGGTCCAGCGCAGCAGTTCCTGCGCCGTCGCGTTCGGCCCGAGTTCGGCCGCACCGCGCTCGGCCAGCGCCTGCAGATCGGTCTCGTTCATCGTGTCGGTCATGTGCTTACCTACCTCAAGTCCGCTTCGTCGGCTCGAAGAGCCCACGTAGCGAAACGCTCGCCCTGCTCTCGTTGTTTCACGAAGTTGCGGACAACCCGCTCGATGTAGTCACCGAGCTCGGTGGCGACCACCTTGTGCTGACGCAACTTGCGGCCGAAACCGCTGTCCAGGCCCAGGCTGCCGCCCAGGTGTACCTGGAAGCCCTCTTCGGGACCGTTACCGTCGTCGACCATCTGGCCCTTGAAGCCGATGTCGGCGACCTGGATGCGGGCGCACGAGTTCGGGCAGCCGTTGATGTTGATCGTGATCGGCACGTCGAGCTGGGCGTTGATGTCCTCCAGCCGGCGCTCGAGCTCGGGCACCAGCACCTGGGAGCGGCTGCGGGTCTCGGCGAAGCTGAGCTTGCAGAACTCGATGCCGGTGCACGCCATCAGGTTGCGCCGCCAGTGCGACGGGCTCGACGGAAGTCCCAGCGCATCCAGGCCGGCGCGAAGCTCGTCCAGCTTCTCGTCGGGGACGTCGAGGATGATCAGTTTCTGGTACGGGGTGAACCGGATCCGGTCGCTGCCCGCGGCCTCGGCCAGGTCGGCGACCTTGGTCAGGATCGTGCCCGACACGCGGCCGGCGATCGGGGAGACACCGACGGCGTTGAGACCGTTCTTGAGCTTCTGCACGCCGACGTGGTCGATCGGGCGGGTCACCGGATCCGGCGCCGGACCGTCGATCAACGGGCGCTTCAGGTACTCGGTCTCCAGAACCTCGCGGAACTTCTGGACGCCCCAATCCTTGATCAGGAACTTCAGCCGGGCCTTGGACCGCAGCCGGCGGTAGCCGTAGTCGCGGAAGACGCTGACCACGCCCTCCCACACGTCGGGGACCTCGTCGAGCGGCACCCAGGCACCGACCCGCTGGCCCAGCATCGGGTTGGTCGACAGGCCGCCGCCGACCCACAGGTCGAAGCCGGGACCGTGCTCAGGATGGTTCACCCCGATGAACGCGACGTCATTGACCTCGTGCACGACGTCCTGCAGGCCCGAGATCGCGGTCTTGAACTTGCGCGGCAGGTTGGAGTACTCCTTCTTGCCGATGTAGCGCTTGACGATCTCGTTGACCGCGGGCGTGCCGTCGATCACCTCGTCGAGCGATTCACCGGCCAGCGGAGAGCCGAGCACCACGCGGGGGCAGTCGCCGCACGCTTCGGTGGTCTGCAGGCCGACCTCGTCGAGGCGGCGCCAGATCTCGGGCATGTCCTTGACGTCGATCCAGTGGTACTGGACGTTCTGCCGGTCGGAGATGTCGGCGGTGTCGCGGGCGAACTCGGTCGAGATCTGGCCCAACGTGCGCAGCGCGGCGGCGGTCAGCGCACCGCCGTCGCTGCGGACCCGCAGCATGAAGTACTCGTCTTCGAGCATGTCGGTGTTGTCGTCACCGGTCCAGGTGCCGTCATATCCCGGCTTGCGCTGCGTGTAGAGGCCCCACCAGCGGAACCGACCGCGCAGATCGCCCTTGTCGATGCTGTCGAAGCCGTTCTTGGCGTAGATGTTCTCGATGCGCTCCCGCACATTGAGCGGGTTGTCGTCCTTCTTGGACTGCTCGTTCGGGTTGAGGGGTTCGCGGTAGCCGAGCGCCCACTGGCCTTCGCCGCGGGGACGCTTGGCGGGCTTGTTCTGTGCTGTGGTCATGAGGCGGGCTCCTAATCGGAACCGGCGTTCAGATCGCGCTTCGTACCGGAGGGCTGTCCGGCGGCGCAGATCCGGCGGCCAGCAGGGTTTATCGGGGCTGGGTCAGGTCTGGCGTCAGCGAAGACAGCAACAGGTGCAAACGCGCTTGAAGTCGACATGAAGACGCGCCACCAGCGAGACCCGGCGAGGGAAGCTGTGGGCTGCAATCACGCGGCCATTGTGCCACGGGAACCTGCGTGCACCCTAACCGGCCGTTATTTGCGCGCACCGTGAGCAAAACCGCGCTCTGGGACACTGGGCATGTGTCACCGCAACCGGATGTCGCGCAGCGACCTCAGCTGCCCCCGATGACGGCCCGGCCGGGCCGTGCGTTCGGCATCTACATCCACGTGCCGTTCTGCGCGGTGCGCTGCGGATACTGCGACTTCAACACCTACACCCCGGCCGAACTCGGCGGAGCCAACCCCGATGGCTGGCTCGCGGCGGTGCGCACCGAGCTGCGGCTGGCCGCTGCCCACCTCGGCGCCGCCCCGCCGGTGCAGACCGTGTTCGTCGGCGGCGGCACGCCGTCGCTGCTGGGTGCCGACCGCCTCGCCGAGGTGCTCACCGCGATCCGCGACAACTTCACCCTGGCGCCCGGTGCGGAGATCACCACCGAATCGAACCCGGAGTCCACCTCGGCACCCTTCTTCGCGGCGCTGCGCAGCGCCGGCTACACCCGTATCTCGCTGGGCATGCAGTCGACCGCGCCGCACGTGCTTGCCGCACTCGACCGGGTGCATTCCCCGGGGCGGGCGCTGCAGGCCGCCCGGGAGGCCCGCGCGGAAGGCTTCGAACACGTCAACCTGGATCTGATCTACGGCACGCCGGGGGAGTCCGACGACGACCTGCTGCGCTCGGCCGACGCCGCGATCGACGCCGATGTCGACCACATCTCCGGCTACGCGTTGATCGTCGAGGACGGCACGGCACTGGCCCGGCGCGTGCGGCGCGGCGACATTCCCGCGCCCGACGACGACGTGCACGCGCGCCGCTACGAACTGCTCGACCGGCGCCTGGCCGCCGCCGGGTTCGACTGGTACGAGGTGTCGAACTGGAGCCGGCCCGGCGGGGAGTGCCTGCACAACATCGGCTACTGGAACGGTGGTCAGTGGTGGGGGGCGGGGCCGGGTGCGCACGGCTTCGCGGGCTCCACCCGATGGTGGAATGTCAAGCACCCCAACGCTTATGCCGCGGCGCTGGAATCCGGTGCGCTCCCGGTCGCCGACTTCGAGGAGATCGACACCGACACCGCCCACGTCGAGGACGTGATGCTCGCGGTGCGGTTGCGCACCGGGCTGGCCGCCTCGGCGCTGACCGAACAGGAGCATCAGCGCGCGCGGGCCGCGGTCGCCGACGGCCTGCTGCACGACGCGGCGGGCCGGTTCGTGCTCACCGACCGTGGCCGGCTGCTCGCCGACGCGGTGGTGCGGGATCTGCTGAGCTGATCGGAGCAGCGCTTCTCAGAGCAGCGCTGAAGCCAGCCGGCGCCACTGCTCGCGCGGGAACTCGCGCGGATCGGCGGTCAGCACCTGCACGCAGACATGGCTGGCGCCGGCGTCGAGATGCTCCTGCACCCGGCTCTTGACGGCGTCCTCGTCGCCCCACGCGATCAGCGCGTCGAACACGCGGTCGCTGACCGAGGACAGGTCCTCCTCGGTGAACCCGAGCCGCAGCAGGTTGTTCGCGTAGTTCGGCAGCGCGAGATAGGAGCGCAGCCAATCCGTTCCGATCTCACGGGCCTTGTCGCGGTCGTCGGTGAGCAGCACCGTCTGCTCGGGCAGCAGCAGCGGTCCGTCGCCGAGCACCTCGCGGGCCTGGGCGGTGTGGGTCGGCGTGGTCAGGTACGGGTGCGCCCCGCCGGCCTTGGTCGCCGACAGGCGCAGCATCTTCGGGCCGAGCGCGGCGAGCACCCGATTGCCCACGGGTACCGGCTGAGCGGACGCGTCGATGTCGTCGAGGAACTTCTCGGTGGCCGCCAGCGGCTTGCGGTAGCGGCCGGGCTCCGTGGAGTCGATCAGCGGCGCGTGACTGCAGCCGATGCCGAGCAGGAACCGCTCACCGTGCTTGTGGGTCAGCGTCGCGTAGCGCGACGCGACCTCGGCGGGGTCGTTCATCCACAGGTTCAGGATGCCGGTGGCGATGACGGTCTTCTCGGTGGCGCCCAGCAGGTTCTCCACCGCGTCGAGCACCGGCCCGCCGACATCGGGGATCCACAGCGCGGTGAAACCGAGCCCGTCGAGTTCGGCGGCGGCTTCGGCTGCCTCCTCCGGATTTCCGTATCGCAGTTGCGAACTCCACAGACCGACACCCGACAGATTCATACGTCCAGTCATACCGTGCCGCTGTGCCGGGGCGCTACGGTCGTGCCCATGACCTTCGATCCCGGCGCCGTCGCCCTGGCGTTCTCCGAGCATCGCTTCGAGGATGCGCTTGGCCATCTCGCCGGGGATGTGACGTGGACGATCGTCGGCGGCATGGTGCTCGAGGGAGCGCAGGCCGTGCGCGACACCTGCCGGGACACCCTGCAAAGCCTCGAAGGCACCGACGTCCGGTTCGACCGGCGCGTGGTGGCCGCGGGTGCCGACGTGGTCGCGGTCGACACGGTGGTGCGCTACCTGCGCCCGGACGGCGTGACGGCGGTCGCCAGTTGCGCGATCTACGAATTCGACGGCGAGCAGATCAAGGCCATCACCTCGTATGCGGTCGAGGTCGATCCGGCCGACACCGGAGCGCAACCGCCCAGGTGAAACCCGGGTAGTGCACCGCGAGCAAAGTCGCTGTGCCAGGATGTTCGCCATGGCGAAGCTAGGGTTAGGGAAGGCTATCCACATATCGTCGCCGGCAGCGTCGACGTGGCGCTGACCGTCACCCCGGCGGCGGAGCCGATCGCTGTCGTCGGCATCGGCTGCCGGCTCGCGGGCGACATCAGCACCCCCGACGAGTTCTTCTCGTTCCTGGTCGCGGGCGGTAGCGCGGTTTCCGAGGTCCCGGCCGACCGGTGGGAGCCCTACCTGCGGCGCGACCCCCGCAATGCCGCGGTGCTGAGCGAGACGACCCGGTGGGGCACCTTCCTCGACGATCTGGCGGGCTTCGACGCCGAGTTCTTCGGGGTGTCCCCGCGTGAAGCCGAACTGATGGATCCCCAGCAACGGCTCGCGCTGGAGGTGTCGTGGGAGGCGCTGGAGCACGCCGGCATCGCACCGCGTTCGCTGGCGGGCAGCGACACCGCGGTGCTGATGGGCGTCAACTCCGACGACTACGGCAAATTGATCATGGAAGACCTGCCCGGTATCGAAGCCTGGACCGGTATCGGCACGTCGCTGTGCGGTGTCGCCAACCGGGTGTCGCACCTGCTGGATCTGCGCGGCCCGAGCGTCGCGCTCGACGCGGCATGCGCCGCCTCGCTGGTTGCCGTGCACCAGGCGTGCCAGCTGCTGCGGGCCGGTGAGACGTCGCTGGCGCTGGCGGGTGGGGTCAGCGCGCTGATCGGCCCGGGCCTGACTCGGGTGCTCGACGTCGCCGGCGCGACCGCGCCCGACGGGCGGTGCAAGACCTTCGACGACGCCGCCGACGGTTATGGCCGCGGTGAGGGCGCGGGCGTCGTGGTGCTCAAGCGGCTCACCGACGCGGTCCGCGACGGTGACCGGGTGCTCGCGCTGATCCGCGGCGGCGCCGTCGCCCAGGACGGCAGGACCGTCGGCATCATGTCGCCCAACGGCGACGCTCAGGCCGACCTGTTCCGGCTGGCCTGCCGCGCCGCGGGCGTCACCCCGGACAGCGTCGACTACCTCGAAGCGCACGGAACCGGCACTCCGACAGGCGATCCCGTCGAGCTCGGTGCGCTGTCGGCGGTGTACGGCCGCAGTGGTGATCCGTGCGCGGTGGGCTCGGTCAAGCCGAACGTCGGTCATCTGGAGGGTGGTGCCGGGGTCGTCGGGCTGATCAAGACGGTGCTCGCGCTGCATCGCGAGATGCTGCCTCCGACAGCTGGGGTACGCACGCTGACCACCGCCGTGGACTGGGCGGCCTGCGGGCTGCGGGTTCCGACCGAACCGGAACCGTGGCCGCGCGGCTCCACGCCTCGGCGGGCGGCGGTGTGCAGTTACGGTTACGGCGGCACCATCGCCCACGTGCTGGTCGAAGAGGCGCCGGTGCCGGCTGTTCCCGAGAACGCTACGGCAGCAACGTCGTTCATTCCGGTATCGGCACGCTCCGAGGCCCGGCTCGCCGCGCACGCCCAGGCACTCGCCGATCACCTGCGCGCAGA carries:
- a CDS encoding sulfate/molybdate ABC transporter ATP-binding protein; protein product: MTDAIVVRGANKRFGDFAALDDVDFTVPKGSLTSLLGPSGSGKSTLLRAIAGLDNPDSGTVVINGRDVTDIPPQRRGIGFVFQHYAAFKHLTVRDNVAFGLKIRKKSKTEIKDKVDNLLEVVGLSGFQNRYPNQLSGGQRQRMALARALAVDPEVLLLDEPFGALDAKVREDLRAWLRRLHDEVHVTTVLVTHDQSEALDISDRIAVLNKGRIEQVGSPSEVYDAPANAFVMSFLGAVSSLNGVLVRPHDIRVGRNPDMAIATTDDSIQATGVTRAVIERVVMLGFEVRIELINAATHTPFTAQITRGDAEALGLKEGDTVYVRATRVPELPVDGAVVVP
- a CDS encoding hemolysin family protein translates to MSSPWVIAAITAALIGLSAFFVAVEFALIAARRNRLEDAAATSAAARAALRSAGELSLLLAGAQLGITVCTLLLGAITKPAVHHAITPLIGDLGAPSWVADTGGFVLALLIVTFLHLVIGEMAPKSWAIAHPERSATLLALPMRGFMFVTRPLLRALNHGANWCLRRVGVTPVDELADSQDPEALRQLVEHSAAAGTLDAQYHANLAGALKLEALTVGEVVRRDAEHSDVPADATADQIRETSCQTGHLRLLVHDGGAIVGVVHVRDSLVGVGTARELMRPVLTMPESLPVYEALRTMRETRNHLVVVEGPSGRGLLTLTDLLHRLLPTAA
- a CDS encoding hemolysin family protein, translated to MLTAVLGILVGFFVVLLITALTGYFVAQEFAYMAVDRSRLKARAESGDAAAGRALTVTRRTSFMLSGAQLGITVTGLLVGYVAEPLIGRGFETVLGGTGIPTAVAVGIGGLVAIGVSTVVQMLFGELFPKNLAIARPEPLARRLAMSTTLYLKLFGWLIWLFDQSSNLLLRALRIEPVHDVEHSATPRDLEHIVAASRATGEIPRELSALLDRILDFPTSTAEHAMIPRSRVDAIPADESVDAVLARMATGHTRYPVTGSNPDDVVGIIHLHDLLGEVRPTDRAGDRCRPAVVVPETLPLPNVVRELERGDDEMAIVIDEYGGFAGIVTLEDLAEELVGEIDDEHDADTEADAVADGDGWLLAGDLPLDEAERILDLTLPPGDYETVAGMVIAHAVGLPAVGDEIVVDLPGDPADLIYDGTPPTRRLTVEVRSIERRVPATVFVTVRTDVSARTDSEAGDE
- a CDS encoding sirohydrochlorin chelatase — protein: MTLVLTAHGSADPRSAATARSIVECIRRLRPGLDARIAFCEQNSPNLRDVLATLGHERGVVVPLLLADAYHARVDIPAMIAESGADVRTAAVLGEDERLIHVLRQRLEHAGVSRLDPRVGVLVTAVGSSRPQANARTATVARELTLTTRWAATTAFATGPQPSLADAAAELRARGATRLVIAPWFLAHGRITDRVAEFAVTQGIPMSSPLGAHRQVAETVLDRYDAALALRAAA
- a CDS encoding phosphoadenylyl-sulfate reductase, which produces MTDTMNETDLQALAERGAAELGPNATAQELLRWTDENFGNTYIVASNMQDAVLVDLAAKVRPGVDVLFLDTGYHFVETIGTRDAVEAVYDVNVVNVRPERTVAEQDALLGKNLFERNANECCRLRKVEPLTKALSGYSAWVTGIRRVEAPTRANAPLISWDKAFGLVKINPLAAWTDEDMQNYIDANGILVNPLVDEGYPSIGCAPCTNKPVEGADPRSGRWAGQSKTECGLHAS
- a CDS encoding nitrite/sulfite reductase, which codes for MTTAQNKPAKRPRGEGQWALGYREPLNPNEQSKKDDNPLNVRERIENIYAKNGFDSIDKGDLRGRFRWWGLYTQRKPGYDGTWTGDDNTDMLEDEYFMLRVRSDGGALTAAALRTLGQISTEFARDTADISDRQNVQYHWIDVKDMPEIWRRLDEVGLQTTEACGDCPRVVLGSPLAGESLDEVIDGTPAVNEIVKRYIGKKEYSNLPRKFKTAISGLQDVVHEVNDVAFIGVNHPEHGPGFDLWVGGGLSTNPMLGQRVGAWVPLDEVPDVWEGVVSVFRDYGYRRLRSKARLKFLIKDWGVQKFREVLETEYLKRPLIDGPAPDPVTRPIDHVGVQKLKNGLNAVGVSPIAGRVSGTILTKVADLAEAAGSDRIRFTPYQKLIILDVPDEKLDELRAGLDALGLPSSPSHWRRNLMACTGIEFCKLSFAETRSRSQVLVPELERRLEDINAQLDVPITININGCPNSCARIQVADIGFKGQMVDDGNGPEEGFQVHLGGSLGLDSGFGRKLRQHKVVATELGDYIERVVRNFVKQREQGERFATWALRADEADLR
- the hemW gene encoding radical SAM family heme chaperone HemW: MTARPGRAFGIYIHVPFCAVRCGYCDFNTYTPAELGGANPDGWLAAVRTELRLAAAHLGAAPPVQTVFVGGGTPSLLGADRLAEVLTAIRDNFTLAPGAEITTESNPESTSAPFFAALRSAGYTRISLGMQSTAPHVLAALDRVHSPGRALQAAREARAEGFEHVNLDLIYGTPGESDDDLLRSADAAIDADVDHISGYALIVEDGTALARRVRRGDIPAPDDDVHARRYELLDRRLAAAGFDWYEVSNWSRPGGECLHNIGYWNGGQWWGAGPGAHGFAGSTRWWNVKHPNAYAAALESGALPVADFEEIDTDTAHVEDVMLAVRLRTGLAASALTEQEHQRARAAVADGLLHDAAGRFVLTDRGRLLADAVVRDLLS
- a CDS encoding LLM class F420-dependent oxidoreductase yields the protein MNLSGVGLWSSQLRYGNPEEAAEAAAELDGLGFTALWIPDVGGPVLDAVENLLGATEKTVIATGILNLWMNDPAEVASRYATLTHKHGERFLLGIGCSHAPLIDSTEPGRYRKPLAATEKFLDDIDASAQPVPVGNRVLAALGPKMLRLSATKAGGAHPYLTTPTHTAQAREVLGDGPLLLPEQTVLLTDDRDKAREIGTDWLRSYLALPNYANNLLRLGFTEEDLSSVSDRVFDALIAWGDEDAVKSRVQEHLDAGASHVCVQVLTADPREFPREQWRRLASALL
- a CDS encoding nuclear transport factor 2 family protein, giving the protein MTFDPGAVALAFSEHRFEDALGHLAGDVTWTIVGGMVLEGAQAVRDTCRDTLQSLEGTDVRFDRRVVAAGADVVAVDTVVRYLRPDGVTAVASCAIYEFDGEQIKAITSYAVEVDPADTGAQPPR